The Megalopta genalis isolate 19385.01 chromosome 12, iyMegGena1_principal, whole genome shotgun sequence genome window below encodes:
- the tefu gene encoding serine/threonine-protein kinase tefu isoform X3: MYWDKIWDILLRSFNVNQNEISSHKLIQLFIINNKITNPNVLLRLYLTNDIKWSVMSLRTLIVLCEYLSLPSDITMFNINTCSPTMNSNSVRLSLLKWALNIPWHKLATEIVIDELCLLLISIISKLKYEKQIKFKNYDINNSCDCLNNGKWLKPSYEQIENSYLLLVYKMNLFIDKKEDDIQYNLKLNERMLYMQNIVTSLQVQLCDILDEGSDSDDIYIRIIKIAIVAKIISIIKQLNMINTDETFLQCTMKMHLDSVYTSLANIDPSRCKYIYLCNITKALNMLYGTLYDTEVSKTIILSSTPEMLKKVFSLMNIEDDEIADYEATKDCYENYSSFQNKRKSLNKDIAQKEQCNICNKSTIRIQTSKALALFCCMNVGEEKCEIQRKLMDNLLTIDMYDLSRTINCKMAVIILESLSKYGEQNLSKNHGEIPLKDILVLYQECQEDETAVRYILNILPFFFKYAVDYNFNLDDLMKIILQQNRYKKKYGFRVYIEFTKCLLKIIHISPTLLHHIVSNEFEQIMPIMDSILLSFTDSLFIVQLEAIKCIQNIYLSNHIDFKWKESLFMKIGASVNKLTIFSHEMNVDEKGTKIASALLGLVAIFSNGTFQCRALLTMLNLITDQKIDIQIIPKALHIITDQISYLNLIENNLSYLVTYWYNSKYSSEPFPWQLVQCTSEEQFYKTYINMLAFIKFQSFKLSNVTSLCHYVTLSFQQIIENIFPQILTWLLYCINEHDGSTKKQLASKIFHKLISNEEEFIEVKKFSILFNEKFEETLICIIGRLHDEDYVQETLGVQVSFAMSNPPHFKHGAVKVCLKYMEENFFAEEMSVQDILAQNCPNILQKILLHLISNIYKQKFVEHKVKAFHQYMFFCTLIVQKLQQDNFDTLSMYIVKDISYSLLHIIKGHDDILLEIASKYFYEFVKQVLPIRHEEIKEILSFTVTTLIPIVQAEKMPVTLEILNFLLIEQKDMLNDAIEKLNSFPNVPIFHEIRNVHNALKYKTGKIYTLQEEVQHFLNSSIDKNINYSLEDILHLRQQLHTRKEEFQVLYHKLETLRGFAEDYASSMLHQLIYKLIKLTASSDANVSIEASKCLGEIGPNDLTSMILYLEKSHVNESSDLIEILTYKIIIKMTELLFQSDVELRKVSTDVLNALLSSFWGQKLLNMKYIEHLKTVLCDSQVTLPLSHIKPFITHKNSKTKKGLVKVKMSNILNPQNGIWTIKINGSYTSWITELTCKILKCFTGFYSENLVPVCTLSTDICEIILPRIIFLIISVDKKFTSVICSCINQFFDHNFNPTTQNLLLTTTCKTINCDHQIVNCMLNIVNYIRVQVADNICLELNYMYIAKAAQYCAAFFTAILYAEMSCENILNDYNNFTNISKIDHVYELAPDQGKMIQSILRDTYAKIGDSDAIRGTGSSHLQDHSTRIQHYVHTHEWNKVILAQDVELSFGNMSVIKEMANGLHQSGFQYLLGNMIHTMSKNNEKIDEDIQYECSWRLSNWNFSEINQALYAKNDCKSKSQIIESDYHFYHYQALKYFHEGNEIGIQNAIENARISIIKALKNISLESSKTIYEKLMQLQLIREIEELSSAKSDEYEKVLQKWQQQDISNFNEFQYIEPILTQRTIMYKINSALDDNMLIKDALFNTYLDLSKIAADKDNLHVATRSLAVLAKQVDLSPKDQDQLLYQESLLARLRNDLEIGRFLLRNLIHKNSLDTNLRAQVLRVYGDWMAETKSENPQAVIRKYYIKSIDTSSSINEHTIDSIKNLHGTHVALARFADIQYEQICMYMKSSQFESLKECITPIEGVSMQSITKDKDVRRAFILNQRQNINDAAELEHIEKEKDNYLTLALQYYLLVLQESEDYNLLIFRVVALWLDNIKQKDVNSLLNENLNKIPSFKFIPLIPQLAAHINNVSNAFSEKIYSIMERCAIEHPHHTLPVLLALKNLYGDYEYNTTRTSKTVEPRVLGAQKLLQELTKTNISSIVDEMDKLSHSLVMLANLATSSNKPGSIINIPKNQEILKVKNFNNVLVPTLTINVQPCQNYNNIIGISTYVETYETVGGLNTPKKIICIGTDGISRYQLVKGKDDLRQDAVMQQVFSVMNILLKAYKETKRRKLMIRTYKVVPLTQRSGILEWCDNTVPIMFILTGTNFDSGLHKKYYPKDYTARLCREKLSQVEKASTDIKVKVFMDCCAHMHPVLHHFFMEKYPSPETWFERRLAYTRSIATTSMAGYILGLGDRHLNNILLDQTTAEVIHIDFGIAFEQGKVLPVPETIPFRLTQNIEVAMGISGIEGAMRQCCEKTLTVLRDQRQIIITLLQVLLYDPLFTWTITPAKARNIQSDSSSKQVEINQSSTGTNKTAERALLRIEQKLQGTEEGLPSSVSGQVERLIQQARDPINLSRIYCGWQPYL; the protein is encoded by the exons ATGTATTGGGATAAAATATGGGACATTTTATTAAG gtCCTTTAATGTAAATCAGAATGAGATATCAAGTCATAAACTTATACAGCtttttatcataaataataaaataacaaatccAAACGTGCTGTTGAGACTTTACCTCACAAATGATATCAAATGGTCAGTTATGAGTCTTCGCACATTAATAGTACTATGTGAATATCTATCATTACCATCTGATATAACAATgtttaatataaatacatgctCGCCAACGATGAATTCAAATTCTGTGAGATTAAGTCTTTTAAAATGGGCATTGAATATACCCTGGCACAAACTTGCCACTGAAATAGTAATTGATGAGCTGTGTCTCTTACTGATTAGTATTATATCAAAGTTAAAGTATGAAAAACAGATCAAATTTAAAAACTACGATATAAACAATTCATGTGATTGTTTAAATAATGGGAAATGGTTAAAACCGTCTTACGAGCAAATTGAAAATTCCTACTTACTGTTAGTATataaaatgaatttatttattgataAGAAAGAAGATGATATTCAGTACAATCTAAAATTAAATGAAAGGATGTTATAtatgcaaaatattgtaacttcTTTACAAGTTCAGTTGTGTGATATATTAGATGAAGGTAGTGATAGTGATGATATATACAtacgaataataaaaattgctatagtagcaaaaataatatcaataataaaacagtTGAATATGATAAATACTGATGAAACATTTCTTCAATGCACAATGAAAATGCATCTTGATTCTGTTTATACTTCATTGGCAAACATAGACCCATCAAGATGTAAATACATCTATCTTTGTAATATCACAAAAGCTCTTAACATGTTATATGGTACATTATATGACACAGAAGTATCGAAGACAATCATTTTGTCTTCAACGCCAGAAATGTTAAAAAAAGTATTTAGTTTAATGAATATTGAAGATGATGAAATTGCTGATTATGAAGCAACTAAAGATTGTTATGAAAATTATAGCTCTTTCCAAAACAAACGTAAAAGTTTAAATAAAGATATAGCACAGAAAGAACAATGTAATATTTGCAACAAAAGCACAATTAGAATACAAACATCAAAAGCTTTAGCATTGTTTTGTTGCATGAATGTAGGAGAAGAAAAATGTGAAATTCAAAGAAAACTTATGGACAATTTACTTACAATAGATATGTATGATTTGTCTCGTACAATTAATTGCAAAATGGCTGTTATAATTTTGGAATCATTATCAAAATATGGCGAACAAAATTTGTCCAAAAATCATGGAGAAATACCactaaaagatatattggtgttGTATCAAGAATGTCAAGAAGATGAAACTGCTGTTCGTTATATATTAAACATTTTACCATTCTTCTTCAAGTATGCTGtggattataattttaatttagatGATTTAATGAAAATCATTTTACAACAGAATAGATATAAGAAGAAATATGGTTTTCGCGTTTACATAGAATTTACCAAATGtcttttaaaaattattcataTCAGTCCCACACTTCTTCACCATATAGTATCTAACGAATTCGAACAAATAATGCCAATAATGGACAGCATTTTATTATCGTTTACTGATtctttgttcattgttcaattaGAAGCAATCAAATGTATACAAAACATATACCTATCAAAtcatatcgattttaaatggaAAGAATCGTTGTTTATGAAAATAGGGGCATCAGTAAATAAGTTAACAATTTTCAGTCATGAAATGAATGTTGATGAAAAAGGAACGAAAATAGCGAGTGCTCTACTAGGACTAGTAGCCATATTTAGTAATGGAACATTTCAATGTCGTGCATTATTAACAATGTTAAATTTGATTACAGACCAAAAAATAGACATTCAGATAATACCCAAAGCATTACATATTATAACAGACCAAATAAGTTATTTAAATCtcattgaaaataatttaagtTATTTAGTAACGTATTGGTATAATTCAAAATATTCATCAGAGCCATTTCCATGGCAGTTAGTGCAATGTACATCAGAAGAACAATTTTATAAGACATATATTAATATGCTTGCATTTATTAAATTTCAAAGTTTTAAACTTTCTAATGTTACATCACTTTGTCATTATGTTACATTATCGTTTCaacaaattattgaaaatatttttccccAAATATTAACATGGCTTCTATACTGCATTAATGAGCACGATGGCAGTACTAAAAAGCAATTAGCGAGCAAAATATTTCATAAGTTAATTTCGAATGAAGAAGAATTTATCGAAGTTAAAAAGTTTTCGATTTTATTTAATGAGAAATTTGAAGAAACATTAATATGTATTATTGGAAGATTGCACGATGAGGATTATGTTCAAGAAACATTAGGTGTACAAGTTTCATTTGCAATGTCGAATCCTCCTCACTTTAAACATGGAGCAGTTAAGGTGTGCTTAAAATATATGGAAGAAAACTTTTTTGCAGAAGAAATGTCTGTACAAGATATTTTAGCACAAAATTGTCCAAATATATTGCAAAAAATATTGTTGCATTTAATTAGcaatatttataaacaaaaatttgtAGAGCATAAAGTAAAAGCTTTCCATCAGTATATGTTTTTCTGTACACTAATTGTTCAAAAGTTACaacaagataattttgatacacTTTCTATGTACATAGTAAAGGATATTAGTTACAGCTTACTTCATATTATTAAGGGTCATGACGATATTCTTCTTGAGATAGCAAgtaaatatttttatgaatttgTGAAACAGGTATTGCCTATACGACATGAAGAAATCAAAGAAATTTTAAGTTTTACTGTTACAACTCTAATTCCCATTGTGCAGGCAGAAAAGATGCCGGTAACTTTGGAAATACTCAACTTTTTACTAATTGAACAAAAAGACATGTTAAATGAtgcaatagaaaaattaaattcatttcCGAATGTTCCTATTTTTCATGAAATTCGAAATGTGCATAATGCATTAAAGTATAAAACTGGAAAAATATATACTTTACAGGAAGAAGTGCAACATTTCTTAAACTCTTCAatcgataaaaatataaattacagTCTGGAAGATATTTTACATTTACGACAACAGTTACATACAAGGAAAGAGGAATTTCAAGTATTGTATCATAAACTTGAAACATTGCGTGGTTTTGCTGAAGACTATGCCTCAAGTATGTTGCATCAATTAATATATAAACTTATCAAATTAACAGCATCCTCTGATGCAAATGTTTCGATTGAAGCATCAAAATGTTTAGGAGAAATAGgtccaaatgatttaacatcaatgaTATTATATTTAGAAAAAAGCCATGTTAATGAAAGTTCtgatttaattgaaatattgacatataaaataataattaaaatgacTGAATTACTATTTCAAAGTGATGTGGAACTAAGAAAAGTTAGTACTGATGTACTTAATGCTTTATTGTCATCTTTTTGGGgacaaaaattattaaatatgaaatatatagaaCATTTAAAAACTGTTTTATGTGATTCACAGGTGACACTACCTCTAAGTCATATTAAACCATTTATAACACACAAAAATTCAAAAACAAAAAAAGGTCTTGTAAAAGTAAAAATGAGTAATATTTTAAATCCTCAGAATGGTATTTGGACTATTAAAATTAATGGATCGTATACTAGTTGGATTACAGAACTAACATGTAAAATTCTAAAATGTTTTACAGGATTCTATTCTGAAAATTTAGTGCCAGTTTGTACATTAAGTACTGATATTTGTGAAATAATTTTACCAAGAATTATTTTCCTGATAATTTCTGTAGATAAAAAGTTCACATCTGTTATATGTTCATgtataaatcaattttttgacCACAACTTTAATCCTACAACGCAAAATTTACTTCTTACTACAACGTGTAAAACAATAAATTGTGACCATCAAATTGTTAATTGCAtgttaaatattgtaaattataTAAGAGTGCAAGTTGCAGATAACATTTGTTTAGAATTAAAttacatgtatatcgcaaaagCAGCACAATATTGTGCAGCTTTTTTTACTGCAATATTGTATGCAGAAATGTCCTGTGAAAATATCTTAAAtgattataacaattttactaATATTTCAAAAATTGATCATGTCTATGAATTGGCACCCGATCAAGGAAAAATGATACAAAGTATTCTCAGAGATACTTATGCAAAAATAGGTGATTCTGATGCCATTCGTGGCACTGGATCTTCACACTTACAAGATCATTCTACTCGTATACAACATTATGTTCATACTCACGAATGGAACAAAGTAATACTTGCCCAAGATGTTGAGCTTTCTTTTGGAAATATGTCAGTGATCAAAG AAATGGCTAATGGATTGCATCAATCTGGTTTTCAATATTTGCTTGGCAATATGATACATACCATgtctaaaaataatgaaaaaatagATGAAGATATTCAATATGAATGTTCTTGGCGACTCAGCAATTGGAATTTCTCTGAAATAAACCAGGCATTATATGCGAAAAATGATTGTAAATCAAAGTCACAAATAATTGAATCTGATTATCATTTCTATCATTATCAAgcattaaaatattttcatGAAGGTAATGAAATAGGTATACAAAATGCAATTGAAAATGCTCGTATAAGTATCATCAAAGCCCTTAAAAATATTAGCTTAG AAAGCAGTAAAACTATATATGAAAAATTGATGCAATTACAATTGAttcgtgaaattgaagaattaAGTTCAGCGAAATCAGATGAATATGAAAAAGTATTACAAAAGTGGCAGCAACAAGACATATCAAATTTTAATGAATTTCAATACATTGAACCCATATTAACTCAAAGAACaattatgtataaaataaatagtgCTTTAGATGACAACATGTTGATAAAGGATGCACTTTTCAATACATACTTAGATTTATCAAAAATTGCAGCGGATAAAGATAATTTACATGTTGCTACACGTTCGCTAG CTGTGCTAGCAAAACAAGTTGACTTGTCCCCAAAAGATCAAGATCAATTACTTTATCAAGAATCTCTACTAGCACGTCTTAGAAATGATTTGGAAATTGGACGATTCCTTTTACGTAATTTAATACACAAGAATTCCTTAGATACAAATTTACGAGCTCAAGTATTGAGAGTTTACGGAGACTGGATGGCTGAAACAAAATCTGAGAATCCCCAG GCCGTAATAAGAAAGTATTATATAAAATCTATAGATACAAGCTCCTCTATCAATGAACACACTATTGATAGCATTAAGAATTTACATGGTACACATGTAGCGTTAGCTCGATTTGCTGACATACAGTATGAACAGATATGCATGTACATGAAATCTTCCCAATTTGAAAGTCTTAAAGAGTGCATTACTCCTATTGAAGGAGTTAGTATGCAATCAATTACTAAAGACAAAGATGTTAGGAGAGCCTTTATTTTGAATCAAAGACAAAATATAAATGATGCTGCAGAACTAGAACACAtagaaaaggaaaaagataattATTTAACTCTGGCATTACA ATACTATCTACTAGTGTTGCAAGAAAGTgaagattataatttattaatatttagagTAGTAGCTCTCTGGTTAgacaatataaaacaaaaaGACGTTAATAGTCTCTTAAATGAGAATCTTAACAAAATACCGTCTTTTAAATTTATTCCACTGATTCCACAATTGGCAGCACATATAAATAATGTTTCCAATGCATTTTCTGAAAAGATATACTCAATCATGGAACGTTGTGCCATAGAACATCCTCATCATACATTGCCTGTATTATTAGCATTAAAAAATTTATATGGTGATTACGAATATAATACGACTCGAACGAGTAAAACTGTAGAACCAAGAGTACTTGGTGCTCAAAAATTGTTGCAGGAATTAACTAAAACAAATATAAGCTCAATTGTGGATGAAATGGACAAGTTATCACATTCCCTAGTTATGCTAGCTAATCTTGCAACTTCTTCAAATAAAC CTGGTTCAATTATTAATATACCTAAAAATCAAGAGATCTTGAaagttaaaaattttaataatgtaCTTGTGCCAACGTTGACAATAAATGTACAACCGTgccaaaattataataatataattggaATATCTACATATGTAGAAACATATGAAACGGTTGGGGGTTTAAATACACCAAAAAAGATAATCTGTATTGGTACAGATGGAATATCAAGATATCAATTAGTAAAG GGCAAAGATGACTTGCGACAAGATGCTGTAATGCAACAGGTTTTTAGTGTAATGAATATACTGTTAAAAGCTTACAAAGAAACTAAACGGAGAAAGTTAATGATTAGAACATATAAG GTTGTCCCATTAACTCAAAGATCAGGAATATTAGAATGGTGTGATAACACAGTTCCCATTATGTTCATACTGACAGGCACCAATTTTGATTCTGGActtcataaaaaatattatccaAAAGATTATACTGCAAGATTGTGCAGAGAAAAACTATCA CAAGTGGAAAAAGCATCAACTGATATAAAAGTGAAAGTATTCATGGACTGTTGTGCACATATGCATCCAGTACTGCATCATTTTTTTATGGAAAAATATCCATCTCCTGAAACGTGGTTTGAAAGAAGATTAGCATATACTCGCAG CATAGCAACAACGTCTATGGCAGGATATATTTTAGGCTTAGGGGATAGACACTTAAACAATATCTTACTTGACCAAACAACTGCTGAAGTAATTCATATTGATTTTG GTATAGCATTTGAACAAGGTAAGGTACTACCAGTTCCCGAAACTATTCCATTTCGGCTTACACAAAACATTGAGGTCGCAATGGGTATATCTGGAATAGAAGGGGCAATGAGACAATGCTGTGAAAAGACTTTAACTGTTTTGCGTGACCAAAGACAAATAATCATAACTCTACTACAAGTCTTATTGTACGACCCACTGTTTACATGGACTATAACACCAGCTAAAGCACGTAACATTCAAAGTGACAGTTCCTCGAAACAAGTTGAAATTAATCAAA gtTCTACTGGAACAAACAAAACAGCAGAAAGGGCTTTGTTAAGAATAGAACAAAAACTTCAAGGTACTGAGGAAGGTTTACCATCAAGCGTCTCAGGCCAAGTTGAAAGGCTCATACAGCAAGCACGTGATCCTATTAATCTTTCACGTATTTACTGCGGATGGCAACCATATTTATAA